Sequence from the Argentina anserina chromosome 7, drPotAnse1.1, whole genome shotgun sequence genome:
ggTGCGTGCAGGGGTGTTGCAGGGGTGTTGCATGGGCAgtgtgcagggctgcgggggtGCGTGCAGAGGCAGCGGGGCTGCAGGCAGGAGGTCGCGGGGGCAGCAGCggcgggcaggggctgcgccaaCGAGGAACGCCGACGGGAAGAtgtcggaggccggagacgatgGCGGCtggcggtggagaagagaaaaaaaattctagggctctaaaagttcagggttttagggcaaagtgcgtgataacgtgtttcaggatgaaataattgtgtattattgaatgatatgagggcctatatataggcattacaataccacaatcccgtatgatttagagtcctaatctattacggagatgctaatctatcttaTAATAGGAAACATATTAagttaagacacacataagggtataatagtaattcttccGGAACAGTTTTGACTTTATTTATCCACTATATTGTTTAATTTATCATGTATACCTTATTAATATATTGGTTTTCCTGATGTATTACAttgtttaaaatattatattatttgatgatgattatatTAATAGAATTCTCTAATGAAATCttcataaattttaaattttattatttaaattatggcactattaatttatatatttgattggggtttatatgaattctcaaatttcgattatcttataaatttagcgaattattaatttaacatgTTGGCTCCGAATTGGAACCggtaaaaattattattttagcgaaattattaattaatcaagtaTTAATTTGATGATATTTTACTGTATTAAAGTAAATTGACTAAATTCTGAAGTTACGACATAATTCAGTATGTAGTACAAAAGCTTCATGAAATATTGATAAAATATTCTAATTGACTTgtctatttattattttaatttattagttTCCTATTAATAAGagaaggtaaaatttggaaTTACCGAAAATAAAACCGCAATTTACACAATTATACCTCCCACTAACCGACAAAGTTTGCTCTTTTTTACCCAACAATGGGTACCTACTTTTTTTTCTCCATCCCTATTTCAACTTGACGGCGATGTTATGCTGTTAGTGAAAACAAGTGGGGCCGACTATATATGTGGCTGACTATAGACGGGTGAATGCTCACTGGGTGAGCCGAAaaattttcgtatatatacgATGACAATCAAATTCCCAAAGAGTTAGAAACATCAAGTTTTAACTTCCTTATAAACCAAGTTCTGGGTTTTAATTTATGTGAGTTGGAGACATCAAGTTTTAAGTTCCTTGGTTTAtatttttctgggtttatATTTATGTCATAGTGGTTCGATGAATTAACACTGAAATATCAATGTTtcattgagagagagagagagagagagagagagagagttgggtAATGAAAAGAATATACGATTGATTACTTCTTGATTTTTCTTCACATATTTAGACAGAGGAGAATTATCTCCCCATGGTCGAGAATACCTGGTGGTCATGATTCATGAATATAAGTAACGAAGGAAGGAGAGAgacatgagagagagagagagagagagatacctAGTGGTCAGGTACTATACGATTTGTTATTGAagtttatttataaaaaaaaaatttatttctagaaatttatttatgtttattGTTTAACCGTGGTTAGAGGGAGGACACATGTCAATAAAATAGAATGTGGTAATTTTGGTAGGTAATTTATGGTAGTTGGCAAATTGACTTCCTCTATGAGCCATGAAATTCAATGGTAGACTTAAAAAGGACTTAAAAAGTAGTTTGGAGTTAATATAAATCAATTATCCCTACCAGCGAGCAAATTCGCTAATTTAATTAGTTAGAGAATTTTACATTAATTATAATTGTACTGCCTTCAGCTTCAAATGTCGTTGCATGGAAATATGACCAAATTATCGTAATTAAGTTAATGCACAACATTTAGTACATTtcatatgaaatgaaaaacaaagctaacctcatttaaaaaaaaacaaacaaaatgacATGAATATTGGTAGTTGTACGAGTTAAAGAAATTTGTTATAGAAAATGACATGAATATCGGCGCGGAATTTCCTTGGTCTTGGGAGATTAAATTTCCTTGGAAGAAGTGGCATGATGGGCCATGCTAAAGAAATAAGATTGAGGTttgatttttaaattttaagaGCTTATCGAATTTATATCTAGGCTAGCGAAACAAGCTTGGATGGTGGTTTCAAATTAATCTGGAGTCATTGCATGCTCAATTGCATAAAGCATGGTCCtttcataaaaattaaattgcaTAAAACATGGTATGTACCTGATGAAATGTCGGTCTTAGCTATTAGGCATTTAGTTATTAAGTCTAGAAGACTAGaactatattattatttttttgtggAACGATGGTTGAATGAAAAGTTATatttcctttcaaaaaaaaattatattctgCACCAAGGTGCAAGTGAGCAGATAATTAATATGCTATTAAACTATTTCAGCCATTCATGTAATCATTAATGTACTATTCACATGACACTAATATTTGAAAGCAAAATTTTAAGAAGAGTACACCAAGTATTGCTTACTTAGAATTAAGGTTaccatattttcaaaaaaatcaTAGTGGTACATGTGGTTACAAACTCAACCCAATATAAGTACATTATGTTATCTGTTCCGTTAATGCATGTACATGTTTTCAGTCATATTTCAAGGGCACACTCGTCTCTTCAATGATCGAAAGAAATCTTGTCTCTATATTCTCTATGGCAATTGTCTAAATATGAGTCTCTCATGCCGAGCTTCCGGAATTCTAGTACCACTTGCTGCCAATTgtctaaatagcggttatTAGTATCGTATCGGGTTTGTAAAATTAGAATATAACGGAGATATATCGAATTTACCGTTTTTACtagtttttaattaaatttaataaatttattaacatatacttcaaaatataccaaataaacttgagaaattaaaacttatagttCAAAATGTATccaataaacttcataaaataaaaatatttgattgttttaataattaaaatacataaataattttgattaataaaaataggtgtCTAAATGATAAATTGAGGTGATCACTCATTATAAACTCTCTCGTCATCGAATGATATCGACGACTCTTTCTATtcatttctttaattttttttttcaaaacgacatggttttaaaaacaattaaaaaaacatcaatatatcgccatttgacttgatttattgggttgaccgatataatgAACTTATCATATTGTTTTATAAAAATCAAAGATATATCAGGGATATATCACCAATATATCCCGATCTGCAATCTATTACCCAATCTACATACAACTTCATCAcaatttagaaataaaaattgaaaaattgaAGTGATACTTCAGCTTCTGCAAAACTTCCTCATTCATCTGGAAGTGTAATCTTTATTCCTACCAATGAGTATCTTACTGAACAATCCAATTTGTAAATCATTACAATATAACATCGTTACTTATATTCTAATACCCCGTGGGCGGTGGGCTAACTGCTACTATCAATGCGATAGGTGTTGAGGAGATGAACATAATCGCAATTGATGATTGTTCTATCTTACTCTCCAACTCCACATCGACGAGGATATGGAGGATGAAGCAGAGACGACATGAGTTGTCTTCGGCAACAACCTTGGATGTGATGGCCGGAGAAAGAAATGCCGCAAATGGTGACGTGGCCGGTGTGGGTGAAGCCAAATCTCTTGATGGGTTATCCTGGGTTGGGTGTCCCTGGGTTGGGTGTCAGAGGAAAACTTCGGGGACTTGCGCTCTAGTAGCTTTCGATATCTAGATCGTCATATTCGAATTGACAATCTAAGAGAGAGCACAAAAACGATGAAGGAGAAAGATATATCACTTGGCTATCGAAAAATACATGTTTACCCTTCATGTATTTAATAATGACACACTCCGTCATAAATGAGTTAACCGCATGTATCGATCTTGAGTTGGTCTCGTTAACTCATGTACTTATGTGACGATTTCAAAACTTGAGTAATCTTAATTCTCAGTCTGCCATACTCGATGTaccattttttaaattttaccaTATTTGAATGGcggatgaaataattgaagTTGTGTAATGTAAAATTTTAGCGATAATGAGAAAAATAGAACAAGGTTATAACTTTTCTCACAAGTTTCTAACAATACAATTGCCAATCTTATTTAAAAGATGTCATATCACAGgactataaaaattatatacgttCCCAAACCAACTGTGACCTAGATTGACAAGAACATCAACAACAAAGTTTCCCTCCTGATTGGTGTACAAAAGAGACCTCCCATAACCCatgcataaaaaaatataatctcctaatttatattagaaaaaagtcattatttatgaattaattataaaaaggtcaccacatttaagtgaaaattagaaaaaagatcaacaaaattagaaaaaagtcaattaaaaaatattttctagACTGTTTTGCTATTTctcactttttcttctttttttcccttctttttctaattctGGCAATATTTTTCCCGTCCGGCGATAAATTTTGAcaaaattggtaccgttagaaagatctcgctccgatctttcatttgatacacTACCCACTCCGAATCGACCAACCATACAAGACGCAACAACCATCGCAAAGGGTTGTCGCCATCGATGGCGGTGCTCCAAGCAATTTCGGCGAAACGAAGCTCAAGATTCTCTAATTCTAggtattctcttcattttgaaaatacttataccaatctcatttgaattttaacaaaattttgcatatttccacatttcctctcgacatgtcacacctactgtcacaaccactgtcacactacctcttacactaattgtcacacctactatcacaaccgctatcacacccactgtcacagaagctgtcacactatcttcttacactaactgtcataatctctgtcacactacttgtcacaaccactatcacactacatattACACTAaatgtcacacctactgtcacaaccactgtcacacacaTTGCCCATGTCACAActtctgtcacactacatgtcataGTCCATATCACACTACTTGTATCTGAGCTCAAGGTTTTATAATTctagttattctcttcattctgaacatactcataccaatctcctttgaatttgaatttgatttcgcatatttagacatttctTCTCGGCATATCACATATGTTGTTACACTACTTATCACACCCTCTGTCACATTTGTTGTCACACCTACTGCCACATCCGCTATCACACTGCCTATCACATTAACTGCCGatgtcacactatctgtcacactcactgtcacacctactgtcacacacactgtcacactacatgtcacacttgCTATCACAcatgctgtcacactacctatcacactaactttttgcagtgataggtagtgtgatagagaATGTGATAGCTATTGTGATACAACAACAATAAACTCGTTCAATATCTTCTTCCGACGAGCATCAGTAGTAGAAGCAGCAGTATCCCGAAAAAAAATATCTTTTTTGGGCACCCCGAAACTCCGTTCACCCAATCACCATCTTCACCGACGTAATCGCCATGTTCTCCGACGTAGCCTAACCGAACCCAACCCAGACCAACCACCGAATCAGTGCCTCATCTCTTCCTTCGCCTTCGATTCAAGCAATGAAAACGACATCGATGAATAACCAACGCGGCCTAACCTGCCATATCAATGACGACGATGGGATGAGGAGAAGGTTACGATGGGAAATCTTCCCTTTCCTGTCGGCGATTGAAACATAGAAAAGTCATGAGGTCGGTGGCATTTTGTAAATAATTCAAACTTCAGTGGCAATGGTATAAGAGATTTAGgaaactgattttttttctaatttccaaaACTTAGATGacttttttctcatttcatgtgtcaaaatagattttttttataagaaaccCTAATATATATAGGGTATTGTCTAACACCCTTAACCTTTTCTGTCCTAATTCCTAAACCACTGAAGGTTTCAACTTAAGTGAATTGATCTCTTTTTGTATAAAAGATCATCAGAAATTACTTGTAAAACAAGTTGGTCCTTTTTCCCCTTTTCATGTTCTGTATGTAAACCTCGATAAAAGCTCACTGGCTTGATcaacaagaaaaaagaagaagaagctggaATCAGATCTCTATTTAAGTAGTTTGAAGTCTTCAACCAAGAAGACATGACCTTCTTCCATACATAACACCCCGACTCCATCCGACACTGCCACACGAATCCAAACCCGTCGCCCTGTAAACCAAGCTCTAATCCCGGATTCGGGTAAAAACCCATCTTTAAGCCCAACAAGGCCCGCACCCTCTAACCCGACCCGACTCCCCCCAAAACCCCTAAGGTTAGGTTTTTCTCTTTTAGAGCAGCCATGGGCGCTTCCAACTCCATTAACAGAGAACCCACCGACTCCCCACCAAACCCCGACCCAATGTCCGATTCACCCTCCAAAACCCAATCCAAGGAGCCCCAATCCGACCCCACACCCTCCTCCCCACACCCACCGGCGGCGGCGGAGCAAGTAGAGACCGGCGGCGGAGCAGAGGAGGAtgatgaggaggagaaggGGGAGTGTGGGTTCTGCTTGTTCATGAAAGGCGGGGGTTGCAAAGAGAGCTTCGAGGCGTGGGAGAATTGCATAGAAGAAGCGGAGAAGACAAACGAGGACATTGTTCAGAAGTGCTTCGAGATGACGTCAAAGCTCAAAGACTGCATGCTGGCCCACTCCGATTACTACGAGCCCATTCTCCGCGCCGAGAAAGCCGCCGAGGAACAGGCCATCAAGGAGCTCGACAGCGAGAAATCCACGGacaaggaggaggaggcggtTATAGAACTCAACGACAACGTGGAGACACCACCGGCGGCGGAGGGTGGAGTGAGTTCCGAAGGAGAGGGAAGCAGTAGCCGGTTGGATTGATCGGAAATGTTAGTAATGTTGTTATTTGTCGATTTTGCAAAATCTAATTGTTGCGGCCAGCAATGTTGGCGACTTGAGAATATTGGTAGTTTTGAAGAGGGGATATAAAACATCATGTTAGAGACATGGAGATCAAAGTGGGATgataatagttttttttttttacttgggACAAACCAATGAACAAGCTTTAGGTTTGTGTTGTGTTGTGATTTACTTCGACTTGTGATTACCATTGTGGTTTCTTTGTTCATTTTGCCTCTCGAGTGTGACGGTTTGTTTTTCTCTAACTGATACTTGTGAGTGACTGCGTAGATTGAATAGGTAgagattagttttttttttaacttattAGGTTGCTCATTAGAGATTAGAGTGTGCAGTAGTTATTGCTATGATGATTATTTCTTTGCCTCTTTGGTGTTGTCTATTTTTCGGCAGCATATCTTCAATGCCGGAATATATCAGCAGGACTTTGGATAAGAACTGTCCTATATACTTTGTACTTCCTTGGTGCTTTTCTTGCCAGAATGAATAGTACAtgaagaaaatatattttggatCCACTTTATGTTTACAATACTCTTTGATGTTTCAGTCAACTGTTTCTCAGGAATTTGGTGATATTATCTGTTTACTACTTCAATAGATGTAAAATGCATCAAATCTAAATAACCTAACAGCTCTCTGTTAGTGGCTCTAGCTTGTActgtttttctattttgaaaaaaaaaaacagttctGTATTAAACAAAAACTCACTAACCTAGAAAAATCGGCAATTTCTGGGATTTTCGGCTCCAACTTCTTCTGTGGACAGGCATTAGGACCATTTTACTTTAGTAAATTCTCTTCTGctgttaataaaaaaaaaattgacctcaTATTTTTACAGCAAAAATAGACTACTGCCTGGTACTAACAGAATTGACTTTTATTTGAGTAAGCTTTGGGACCTGTAGCTCTTCTAATCTCGAAGCCTGGAAGCTGATGTTAATAATGAGGTGTCGCATGGCTTGCAAACACAAGGTATTGACTTGATCTCTTTGAAATATCTGCATTTTGATTATAACAACATGACTTGGTCAAACTCAAACCTTTCAGAGTGtgtgtatataatatatatatctctcaaGCTACTATTACATCATGTGTTAGTGATAATATGGAGTTACGAGGGTTGAGGCAAACAGTCATGGTTGCGTTTGTGACCTTCTGTTGCCTCACTGGTCACCTGTATGCTGATATTGAGAAACTGTATAATGATACTAATTTTGTTGTGGTGGAGCATCAGGTTCATGTTGGAGTGATTCTTGATCTGGGATCAAGGGAAGGAAAGATGATTCTCAGATGTATTTCAATGGCTCTCTCTGATTTTTACCATCTGCACAATAACTACAGCACACGAGTAGTTCTCCACAGTAAGGATTCCAAAGGTGAACCACTGCCTGCTCTGTCAGCTGGTGAGCCATTCTATAATTTACTGTATTTCAAGGCGTTTGGAGTTGAGTAGAATCCTTTATTTTGCACCTGTAGTGCCACATGTCTTTGTACAGCCGTAAGTGTGAAATGCCATAACATATCTTTAGAAGCTACAAAGGTTTtagtaataaataataatatttcccATTTCTGGATTTACCTAGTTCTAATTAATCTAATATATACCTGCTACTTGATTCAGCCCTTGTCCTTGTGGAAAACATCAAAGTGGGAGCAATAATTGGTGCACAAACAAGAGAGGAAGCAAACTTTTTGGGTATTTATAAGTTGAtccaatggctgagataagaGGAAGAGAATGGACggttgaaatttaaaattGGAAATAAGAATTTTTGGAAAGTACTTTTAAACatttctaaaaaaacaaaaatttctaaaatttttagaaaataaacCGAATGTCAGAAAATTATTCCGCAAATATTCATACGCTCGTAATGATGTGTagtttaataataaaaattaataaacaacAAATTCGACATTTTGGAAAAATTGTGTAATGGATGAGTTTTGCAACTTTAAAgtgatatttttaatttattttagatatataaaaatatattattattattaatttgcCGTATCGGAGCCGTGTCGGATGATAGGTTTTTGAAATTCGCCGTGTCGCGTCGCCGtatccgtgtccgtgtccgtgcaacataggTTGGTACCAAAGTCCAAACCGAACATGTGGATTTTCTTTAAACCTCTGTCAACCTCTCTTTGGATAACAACTGCTGCTTTCTTTATCTTAACTGGTTTTGTTATCTGGGTAAGTGAGCATCCTACCAACGAAAGCTTCCAAGGCACGACAGGGGAACAAATTGGAACTTTATTATGGTTCTCCTTCTCCACTCTTGTGTTTGCATATAGTAAGTGTGTATCTGAGCCCTTTGAATGATACACAGGGTCGTCCTAAGTTTCAAGTTATTGCCTCTACATGGTTCATATATTAAAATCTTGTCTGCAAGTTCATTGTTGGTTGTTCTAGTGGTGCTTTGATAAGATTCAGTGATTATGTTAGGATTCTACTTTTCTGACAGTTCTTCAATACATGCTAACTCATAAAACTTTCTTCATTTCACAGCGGAGAAGTTGTCAAAAAATTTGGCAAGGTTTGTAGTGATCATATGGGTGTTTGTAGTGCTTATATTAACGTCGACTTACACTGCAACTTTAGCATCAATGATGACTGTGAAACAGATACAGAAACTCGAGAGAAGACCATATAGGTTACCAATTAGGTTCGTTAGAAATTATATCGAACTTCAATTTCACAGAGCTCAAGCCATATCGTTCAAGTGACGAGTATCTTGAAGCTTTATCAAAAGGAAGCAAGCACGATGGTGCTTCTGGGATTATTGACGAGATTCCATACATCAACATCTTCCTCGCAAAATATTCTGATGACTACTCGAAAATTAAAACCCAGTCTATCACCAATGGTTTTGCTTTTGTGAGTGAACTCTCCCTTACTAGACATTTCGTAAATTATTAATCAATATGTTTGACGCATTTGATCATTTGAATGGAGCTTTTGTAAGACTAAATCTGGAAATGTA
This genomic interval carries:
- the LOC126802634 gene encoding uncharacterized protein LOC126802634, with product MGASNSINREPTDSPPNPDPMSDSPSKTQSKEPQSDPTPSSPHPPAAAEQVETGGGAEEDDEEEKGECGFCLFMKGGGCKESFEAWENCIEEAEKTNEDIVQKCFEMTSKLKDCMLAHSDYYEPILRAEKAAEEQAIKELDSEKSTDKEEEAVIELNDNVETPPAAEGGVSSEGEGSSSRLD